AAAAGATTGTTCCACATAAGGAACAATCTTTTATCTTTTTATTTAAAATAATAACAACTTAATAAGATATACTATAATCTCACTAAGCTGGCAAAAAATATACAAATTTTGTATAAAGATATATTTAAATATTATCTATCAAGTGATCATCTATAAGAATAGTAGCTTTATCTAATTTATTTTAAAGATATTTTTCGTTAATACCGGGGATATTCACCGATCAAAAGGGCGGGAATGTCTTTATATTCCATTGCACCTAGCCATTTCTGCAACTCCTTAACAGAAGTTTGACCAATTGCCTTATCAGTGCCAGTTAGCTTGGTAGCAATTTTAGTCACTTTTTTCATCTGCTTTTTGGCTGCTTTCATATTCATAATATCAGCATAATCCATTACCTTAAGCTCGGCTTTAATTAATGGTCGCAGGTTCTTTTTCTTTGAGTTAATATTGTACAGATCGCTCACAATATTAACCCAGCCTTGATACTTGCCTGTCTGATCTACTAAATGAACTTGAACGCCATTACGTAAAGAACTAACTTGGTCAATTTTAAATAATACTTGGTCATTAATCAGTTGCTTTACTTCTTCTTTCGGCAGCGTGGCTGCCTTATGAGCATGAAGAGAAATCCTGGCATCTTGATTAAGCCGAAAGACATAACCCGCCTTAGCCAATCTCTTTGAAGCTTGCTTATCAGTCTTTCCTTCCTGCTTTTGTTCAGTATTAGATGACGCATCAACAACCGCAGTAGCAAGTGCCCCAGTCGCAATTGAAAATAGTGTTACGGCAGCGGATATTCCAAGGAACTTTACGCCCTTTTTCATTAATAATTTCCTCCGATAAGTAAAAAATAGTTCTTACTATTGTAACATTTATCCTACAAATTCATTAATGAATTTTATTAATAAATAAAAAATGTCGTACATAGTGTCAACTAAGTCCGCAAATCTTTTCGATACTATTCCAGCCATAAGACTTTAAGAAAGAAATAAAAAAATAGTTTCTAAATCTAATATAATTTAGAAACTATCATTATTAATAATACTTATTGAGCATTATTTAGTTCTGCTTGTTTCATTGCCACGCGCTCCGAAATCTTGATAAACGGAATATAAAATAGTGTACAAACAGCCAAGATAATAATTTGTACTAAAACCACTTTCCAATCGCCACCACTAGATAGAATACCACTTAAGATTGGTGGCGTTGTCCAAGGGACCATATAGGCTAGTGGCTTAACAAAGCCAATGGCTGTTGCAAAGTATCCAATTAATGACCCAATTACTGGGCTCAAGACGAATGGAATAATCATTGGGATGTTAAAGACAATTGGAAAGCCAAAAATAATTGGCTCGTTTATTTCAAAAATACCAGGAACGATGGCTAACTTAACCACGTCTTTATAAGGCTGATAATGTGATACTAGTAAAACGGCTATAATTAACGCAATTGTCAAACCAGTTCCACCCATTTGAGAATAAACTGTAACAAAATCCGTATTAATAATATGCGTAGCTGGCCGGCCTGCTGAAACTGCAGCGGTATTTTCATTCATATTTACTAAATTTAATGGATCTAGCAATGATCCGTTAATAACTGTTTGGTGAATACCTAGTGTATATAAGAAGTTGCCCGTCGAATAAATTAGTAAAAACCCTGGAAGAGAAGTATTAACCTTTCTTAAAGGCTCTTGGATTAGCCGCGAAATCAAGGTTACCAAATCAACGTTAAAAGCGGCTAAAATAGCGGCAGTAATTCCAAATATACTCAAAGTTATCAGTGATGGTAGAAGAACGGAAAAGCTTTGACCAACTGCTGGTGGTACCTGATCACCTAAATTAATCTTTAATGCTTTAATTTTGGATAGCCTTAAATAAATTTCGGTTGCAAGCAGACCAATAATTATACCAGCAAACATCCCCGTCGTACCAACCTGCGAGTATAAGACAGCTCCAGTAACGTCAATTGCTTTTTTTGCCCCTTCTGGCGTAATGCTAACATGAATTGCCAGCATAATGAAAACCGCGGATAACGCAACAGCCGCCGCTGAAATTGGGTTTTCGTATGATTTGTTTTTAGCTAAATAAAAGGCAATCATTGGCGCTATTAAAATACTGGCAACATTTAGCGTACCGTTTGTTAGTGCTGTTCCAAAAACCTGAAATTTTGCTAACATTGCTCCTTTTAAGAGCCAAGTAAATAATACGTTGTTGAAAAAGACGGCAATCCCAGCCAAAATAAACATCGGCATTAACGTCGCAAATGCATCCCGTAATGAGCGCAAATGCACCTGATTACCTATCTTAACCGATATGTCGGTAAATTTATCCAAAAATCGTTGCAGCTTTGGATGAGCCTGTGTACTAGTCGAATCATTCATATCGAATTCCTCCAAAAATCAAGATAAATCACGGCCATTAGACCGAATTACCTTTTTCAGCCAATAATAACTTTTCTTGGGTACCCGCTTCATATCACGGAGATCATGATTAGTTCGATTGACATACACAACGCCATAACGTTTGTCCATGTCACCTTGCGAGCTTAAAATGTCAATCAGGCCCCAGCCTAAATAGCCAATTACATCAACGCCATCTTCTTTGATGGCTGCCTGCATAGCCTTAATGTGACTGCGATGATAATCAATCCGGTAGTCATCTTGAATCGGCGTTTTACCATCCCATTCTTCACGCACGCCAATGCCATTCTCTATGGGAAACACTGGCAAGTGATAACGCTGATAGATTTTATTTAAAACATCACGAAAACCAAGCGGATCAATCTGCCAACCCCATTCACTTGTTTGCAAAACGGGATTAAGCTTACGGCCAAATTCTAAATATTGATTTGGTGCTGTGTCGGCCGGAATCTTGCTTGCATCAATTGTGCTGGAAGCATAATAGCTAAAACTTAAAAAGTCGCTTTTAACTGCTGCAATCGTTTCTTTTTCCTTATCAGTCACGGCAAGCTGCAAGTGATGATTTTTGATAAAGGCTAATACAGCAGCGGAGTGCTTCCCATAGCTGAACACATCGAGCAAGTCATAATTTAAAAACTCGTCAATCTGGTGTGCCGCAAAAGCATCCTGCGGATTCGCGGTTGCACCGTAAACTTGGTTATAGGCTAGCATGCCGCCAATCTTAGCGTCCGTGTTTTCATGAAGATAATTGGCAATTGCGGCATGACAATACATGACATTATGCGCAATTTGATAAAGCTCACTTAACGTTTTTTCACCCTTTAGATAACCTGCGATCTTAAAGGCTTCGGAAGTATGGTAAAGATTTTGTTCATTAAAAGTGATCCAGTATTTAACTCGGTCAGCAAAATGATCAACGATAATCTTGCCGTAGCGGATAAAGGCATCACAGACCTGCTTATTAACAAAGCCGTTATACTTTTGAGCTAAATGAAGTGGCATATCAAAATGATATAAGCAGATCATTGGCTCAATGTTGCGTTCAAGCAGTGCATCCACTAGCTTGTCGTAATACTTTAACCCCTCCTCATTAACTGCACCATCGCCGTCTTTAATTACCCGTGACCAAGAGACTTGGAACCGATACATGTTCATGCCTAAATCTTGCAGATAGTCAAAGTCCTCGGTGAAATGATGGTAGTTATCGTTAGCAAAATGCCAATCACTTGTATGCTCGCCGGGCTTACGAATGTCATAAACGGATAAGCTCTTACCGCCTTCATTCCAGCCACCTTCGGTCTGCATACTTGAAGTTGAATTACCCCAGAAAAATTTTGTCATTTGTTTTCTTCTTTCTTTTATTAAAAGCGCTTTCAGAATTAATGTTATTTCATCTTGCACTTGAAGTAAATCTTTGCCAAGATGTAAGTAAAGCTATTTGTTTACTTACAATTTAAGAGGAACACTTATGTCAGCTAAACCACTTTATGTTAAAATCGCTAACCATATTGAGCAGGATATTCTAACGCATAAATACCAAAAGAAACTCCCTCATATAGATCAACTCGCCGATATTTACCAAACCAGTAAAGTAACGATTATTAAGTCACTTAGGTTCTTGCAATATAAGGGGATCGTGCAACCTATCCGGGGTCATGGCACACTCATTTTGACTGAAAAAGAAATGGAAATTGCTAAAAAAGATAATGCTAACGAACATGTCGGCTTTACCGAGAGAATTAAAAACACCGAATTCTTAACGAGCAACATTATTTCCTTTGCTACCCGTGAGCCGACTGAGAAAGAAGCATCTTATTTAAAAATTGGTCTTAGTGATCCTGTCTATGACATCATTCGGCAACGTTTGTTAAACAATTTTCCTGTTAGACTGGAATATACAATTATGCCTGTCAAGGTCATTCCTGGTATCACAATGGCAGTGCTTGAACAATCGATTTATAGCTATATTGAAGGCAAGTTGCATTTAAAAATTGGCAAGGCCAATCGCACTTTTCGCGCCGATAAGCCTGACGCCTACGATCAGTTGTATTTGAAATGTGATCAGACCGACCCCGTTTTTGAAGTTGAGCAAATTTGCTTTTTAGATAATGGTCTACCGTTTGAATACTCGCAGACCCGTAACAGATATGACCATGGTGAATTAACCCTAAACCAAGTCTAAATTTGGCTAAACAAAAAGAGGATTCCGCATTAACGGAGTCCTCTTTTGCTTTAAAAAATATTACTTGTTAGCCTTATAGTAAACGTCAACTCGTTCATTTTGACTATTGGCGTTAATTACCTTAGTTGGAATAATACTCTTAGTTGGTGTATATCCCGCAATTTGTGGTAAACGATATTTTTCCCAAATATCTGTATGCCATGAGCCCGTAGTTCTCTTACCGGTGGCTTGATCAATTGTTACCGTCCGGCGAACAACGGCCACTTGGTTAATTGTCTTAATCGTGCCATCTGGCTGATGAACATTAATTGTTCGTGTGAAAGTTTTGATTTCAGTACTTTGAACCAGTTTATGGTTAACATTAACTTTAATTACTTGCTTGCCCGTTGCATCAACCTTGATGGTTGGCTGAGGCGAAGCAGCTAATTCGTAGCCTGCAGGAACATGGTAATTTGGCGTGATCGTTTCACCAACATAGCCAGTAAGCTGTTGTGTACCTACGACCTTGCCATTATCCAAATATTGCACAGTGATAGTTTGCTCAACTGGTTCGTAAAAAATATCAACTACCTGATCTTGCGTTTGCCCATCAACAACAGCCGCAGGAATTTGCTTTGAACTTGCTGAATAGCCAGCAAAAACCGGTACATCATATGCCTCCCAGGTTGCTGTTGACCAAGCACCATAATCAATCGAGCCATCTTCGTTTGTATTTACTTGTCGTTTAATCATGGCTGTTTGAGTTATCGCTTTCGTAGTATCATCAGGTTGATGAATATTAATTAGACGACTAACAGCTTTTGACTCAGTTGAGGTTTCTGCAACTGGTGCAGCAGCAACCCAGTCGTAAGTCGTTATTGCATCGCGACTTTCCATTTTCATTAATTCATCAGAAGTATACTGTTTGCCCTGCTCATAGCCACTAGTTACCACCCAATATGGAGCGGTTACTTTTTTATTAGTGCCTGGTACCAACGTTCCCACAGCTGGAACATCTGGTAATCCCATTTCAGCCTGTTGTGGAAACAATACCTTTGTTCCAAGGACTAAGTGATTTAAGTTCTTACAGTCTAAAAACATATTGTTCATAGGAATATATGAATCTCTAATTTTCAGATTTCTTAAGTCCAGACTGGTTAAACTAGTACAACCATCAAATAAATTATTTAAATAGAAAGCATTTGGCGCCTTAAGGCTACTTAAGTCTAAAGTCTTCAGACTTGAACATCCCGAAAACATGTATTGCATATCACCTGCGTTAGGTAAAACCCAACCGCTTAAATTTAAGTTTTCTAAACTCGTGCAATTTTGAAACATCCACTGTAAGTTGACAAAATTGCTAGTATTAAAATTGCTTAAATCTAGGCTTTTTAAACTAGAACAGCCAGCAAACATTTGCGAAATAGTTGTAACGTTTGAAGTGTCAAAATGACTCAAATCTAAACTAGTCAGGCTTTTACAACCCTGAAACATTCCAGACATATAAGTCCATTTTGAAGTATCGATATTAGATAATCCTTCAATAGTAGTTAGGTTTTCAAGATAACCAAATTGAAGTGTGCTGTCACTTTTTACACCTGGATCAATTACAATTTTAGTTATTCTATTATCGCGGCTTGGTATATCGTAAATTGCTCCTTCATGTATATATAGAACATAGTCATTACTTTCTTTTTTAAACTCCCATTTACTTGTGCCTTCAATACCTTGGTCAATTAATTCTGGAGTTGTTGCCGCTTTTGTAGTTGGAGTTTGCTTATTTGCTTCTTCATTACTTGCACTAACATTTAAATCAGTGTCTTTACCATTGGTAGCTGTAGGCTGATTTTCAATTGTATTAGCAGTCGAACTGTCATCTGCATTCGTTTTATCATTAGAGTTAACATTTGCTGAAAGAGTGCTCAACCGAACTTCTTTATCTGCCTTGGGTGCTTGAACAATCGTACTGCTTTGCTCATTAGCCGAATCTACTGTTGCGGCTTTTGCTTGTTGCTGCGTTAATGCTAATCCGCAAACTAATCCGACTACTGTTGAAGAAACAATTAATCCTTTTTTCTTGTTATTTTTCATGGTTTTTCCTTATTTTGCCTTTTTATAGTAAATGTCAACACGCTCATTTTTGCTTGCACTAGTCACTGCTTTTGCAGCTACGTTGGCACTACTTGGTATATATCCTGTAAGTGTTGGAACGATAAACTTGCTCCAGCGAGCCGTATTCCAAGCACCATAAATCTTTTGTCCAGTAACACGATCTTCAGTTACCGGACGATTTAGAACTGCGACTTGACTATAAGTCTGAACGCTACCATTTGGTTGATGAATGTTGATTGTTCGTGTCAATGTTTTCAATTCACTGGTTTTATTCAGTTGGTGTCTGAGAGGAACCTTGATTATCTGCTTTCCTGATTTATTAACAGTGATCGTCGTTGGAAGCGGGGAAATTACTTCATAACCGTTTGGAATTTGATAATCAGGCATAACCTTATTACCTGGGTATCCGGCTACCTCTTGAGTAGCAACAACCTTACCGCTATCGATGTATTGAATAGTGATAATGTGCTTAACTGGCGTGTAGTAGACATCTACCGTTTGATCAACTGTTTGACCATTAACTATTCCTGCTGGAATTTCTTCCAGATTAGCTCCATAACCAGCAAAAACCGGTATTTGATATGCATCCCATTGTGAACTGGACCATTTGCCGTAATCAACTGAACCATCATCATAAACGGTAACTGTGCGGTTAATAATTGCCGTCTGCGTATCTGATTTTACGGTTCCATCAGGTTGATGAATATTAATTAAACGGCTAACAGCCTTTGACTCAGTTGAGGTTTCAACAACTGGTACAGCAGCAACCCAATCATAAGTAGTAACTTGATCATGAACACCTATATTCCCTAACTCCTCTGATGTATACTGCTTACCTTGATCAAAACCACTAGTTGCCGCCCAGTATGGAGCCGTTACTTTCTTATTAGTACCTGGAACAGGTGTCCCTACTGCTGGCACATTTGGAAGTGACCATCCTTGATAGCTTCTACTTTCAGTAACTGGGGCAAGAACTAAATGATTCAGACTAACGCAATTTTCAAAAATATGGCTTCCATTGCCAATCTTAAGCTGTCTGATATCTAGACTTGCGAGTTTGGTACAATCCTGAAACATTGAAATTGCACTGGTATTATCCGATTTAACTGCACTCAGATCTAAATTGACTAAACTGGTACACCCGCTAAACATAGATTGCATTTCCCGTACACTATATTTTGAACCAGCCAAAGTTAAAGTGGTTAGGCTCGAGCAGTTTTGAAACATATTAGGAACAAAACCAACACCCAATATATCTAAATTAGTTACACTTCTTAAATTTGTACACCCTTCAAACATCGACGCCATTGTATACACGTTCGAAGTATCAAAATGACTTAGGTCTATTTCCGTTAAACTACTACAATTAGAAAACATTGCTTCCGTATTAGTCATCTGCGAAGTGTCTAAATTGGTTAAGCCTTCTATGGTTTTTAAATGAGTTAAATCAGAAAATAATGATGGACCAGAGTTTGCTGCGACAGTGACCGTTGGGTCAATAATTATTTTAGTTATTTTACTATCAATAATTTGATGATCAATTTCAGTATCAATAATCTCAGCACTGCTAAACCGATTTATTTCAAGTGTTCCTTTATGAATGTGGAGAACATAGTCATCACCATCATGTTGATACTCCCACTTGCAAGTACCCCAAGTTCCTTGGTTGATCATTTCCGGTTCAGCAGCTTTGGTTGCAACGTTCTTTGTTTTTGTAATTTGGTTAACAGAATCGTTTACATTATTATCTGCATTGCCCGCATTACTAGGTTTGTTTTGCTTTTCGTTTGTAGCCGACTGAGTATTATCTTGATGTGCATCACTTGTAGGCTGATTGTTGCTGGTATCAGAACTGCTAATGTTCTGTGTCGTATTAACAGTACTGCTTTGCCCATTAGCTGAATCTACTGTTGCAGCCTTTGCTTGTTGCTGCGTTAATGCTAATCCGCAAACTAATCCCACTACTGTTGAAGAAACAATTAATCCTTTTTTCTTATTATTTTTCATGGTTTTTCCTTGATTTCATTAATTATTTATAGTAAACGTCTACTGTTTCAGCTTGCGTAGTTGCCGTTACTGTCTTGGCTGGTACAAATGTGCTGCTGGCTGTGTAACCCTTAATTCTAGGAATCTGAATCTTGTCCCATCTGCCATTGCTCCAAAAGCCGTATGTCCTTTGACCAGTAACTAAGTCTTCTGTTACTGGCCGGCTTAAAATCGCTTCTTGATTAAATGTCTGTATCGTGCCATCCGGCTTGTGAATGTTTATTGTTCTAGTAATCGATTTTAATTCATTTGTCTTCATCATTTGGTGTTTAACATTAACGTTAATAATTTGCTTGTCTGACTTGTTAATCGTAATTGTTGCTGGCGGGCAAACTACTTCGTAGCCTGCTGGTGCCTGATAATTTGGCTTAATCTTTTCGCCGGCAATTCCAGTAATTTGTTGCGTGCCAACAACCTTACCCTTGTCAATATATTGAATTGTTGCGGTATACTTAGCCGGACCATAGGTAATATCAATTGTTTGATCCTTTGTTTCAGCAGTTACAGTTTGCGCCGGAATTTCCTTAATGCTTGCTTCATAGTCCTTAAAAACAGGTACTTCGTAAGCAGCCCATTGTGCCGTTGACCAGTCACCATAGACAGTTGAGCCATCATCGTACAAATCAACTTTACGGCTAATCGTAGCTGCCTGGCGATCATTCTTTAATTTACCGTCTGGCTGGTGAACGTTAATTGTCCTGGTAATGGTTTTACTTTCAGTTGAAGACTTAACCAAGGACTTTTCTTTACTCCAATCATACGTAGTTACTTGATCACGGTCAGTAATTGCCATTAACTCAGCTGAGGTATACTTTTGACCCTGGTTATAGCCCGTAGTTGCCACCCATTTGATCTTTGGATTGGCATTCTCTGGTAGCATCGCATCGGAAGTAAACTTAGTTTCAGAGCCAAGTACTAAATGATTAAGCTTATTGCAATAACTAAACATATATCTCATGTCTGTAACATTGACTATGTCAAAGTGACTTAGATCTAAACTGATTAAACTGCTACAGCTGCCGAACAGGCCATACATATTTGTAACTTTAGATGTGTCAAAGTGACTTAAATCCAAACTGGTTAAACTGCTGCAACCATAGAACATGTAGCTCATATCTGTAACTTTAGATGTATCAAAGTGGCTTAAATCTAAACTGGTCAAACCATTGCAGTTATAAAACATCCATGACATATCTTTTACATTACTAGTATTAAAATTACCTAAATCCAAATTTGTTAGACTGCTACAATCATCGAATAAATTATTCATTTTTGTAACACTAGCAGTATTAAAGTTGCTTAGATTTAAACCTGTTAATTTTGAACAATCGGCAAACATGTAACCCAAATTTGTAACATTAGACGTATCAAAATGGCTTAAATCCAAACTGGTTAAACTATTGCAGCCTTCAAACATCCATGACATATCTACTACATTGCTAGTATCAAACTGACTTAAATCCAAGCTGGTTAAACTGCTACAACCATCGAACATACCATACATATCTGTAACTTTAGATGTATCAAAGTGACTTAAATCTAAACTGATTAAGCTACTACAATCTCTGAACACACCAAACATGTCTGTAACCTTAGATGTGTCGAAATGACTTAAATCTAAACTAACTAGGCTTTTGCATCCCATAAACATTCTACGCATATCTGTTGCATTAGACGTATTGAAGCTGCTTATATTCAGAGTTGCTAAGTTACCACAGCCAAAAAACATCATCGAAAATCCATAGTCTGTAACTTTTGCAGTATCAAAGCTACTTAAGTCTAAGGCAGATAGACTACTGCAATCTTCAAACATGCGATACATATTTGTAACTTTAGATGTGTCAAAATGACTTAAATCTAAACTTGTCAAGCTAGAACATTCACCAAACATATCACGCATGTTTGTGACGTTAGCAGTATCAAGATTGCTTAGGCCTTCTATTGTAGTTAGCTTGCTTAAGCCATAAAATAACCCACCTGATTCCTGATTAGCCACTACCCCTTGATCAATCTTAATTTTTGTTAACTGATCTTTAAAAGTACTGTTTAACTGGAGAATCCCGTTATATACAAAATCGCTATTAATCCATTTGGATTCACCTAATGTACCAGCATGTAAATACAGCACATAGTCGTCACCCTCATGCTTATACTCCCATTTACTAGTACCCCATGTTCCTTGATCAATTACTTCTGGAGTTGTTGCCGCTTTTGCAATTGCAGTTTGCTTATTTGCATCTTCGTTACCTGCACTGACATTTGAACCAGCGTCCTTATCAGTGTTATCTGCAGGCTTATCGTCAGTAACATTAGCAGTTGAACTGTCATCTGCAGTCGTTTTATCGTTAGAATTGACATCTGCTGGAATAGTATTTTGCTCAGTTGCTTTATCTGCCTTGGGTGCCTGAACAATCGTGCCGCTTTGATCATTAGCTGGATCTACCGTCGCAGCTTTGGCTTGTTGCTGCGTCAATGCTAATCCGCAAACTAGTCCTACCACTGTCGTTGACACAATTAACCCGTTTTTCTTTTTAGTATTTTTCATTATTTTCTCTTTCTTAATATACGTAATAATAATTAATTTATCTTATTTTGTGTTATGTAAACACTAAAAAGTAAAATAAATACTTGTATAAATAAAATAAATGGTACCATGCAGATGGTTAGTCTTCACAGTACCATTCACTTGTTCTATATTAATTATGAATATTTAACTTCACTTATTTGCAGAATAGTATATTTCCACTTGTTCATTTTCACTATTTGCTGTTACTTCTTGACCGGTTACTGTTGCCTGACTTGGCGTATAACCAGTGATTGCTGGTACCTTGAATTCGTCCCAGCTGTCATTGTGCCAACTGCCATAGGTCTTTTCGCCCGTTATTTGGTCTAGGCTTACAGTTCGTCTGATAACCGCCACCTGATTATAAGTTTTAATGCTGCCATCAGGTTGGTGGACATTAATTGTTCTAGTAATAGTCTTCAGCTCCGTATTTTGAACTGACTTAGGATTAACCGAAACTTTGATAACTTGCTTTCCTGAACCGTCAACTTTAATACTTGGCTGTGGTGCTGCGGCTAGTTCATAGCCAGCTGGCGCATGATAGTTAGGCGTCAATGTATCGCCGGTGTAGCCAGTTATCTCCTGCGTACCAACGACTTTGCCACTAGCATCGACATATTGCACCGTGATTGTTTGTTCAATTGGGTCATAGTATATATCAATTGCCTGATCACCAGTCTGACTAGTAACTGTTTGGGCAGGTATTTCTT
This genomic window from Lactobacillus panisapium contains:
- a CDS encoding PTS sugar transporter subunit IIC, translating into MNDSTSTQAHPKLQRFLDKFTDISVKIGNQVHLRSLRDAFATLMPMFILAGIAVFFNNVLFTWLLKGAMLAKFQVFGTALTNGTLNVASILIAPMIAFYLAKNKSYENPISAAAVALSAVFIMLAIHVSITPEGAKKAIDVTGAVLYSQVGTTGMFAGIIIGLLATEIYLRLSKIKALKINLGDQVPPAVGQSFSVLLPSLITLSIFGITAAILAAFNVDLVTLISRLIQEPLRKVNTSLPGFLLIYSTGNFLYTLGIHQTVINGSLLDPLNLVNMNENTAAVSAGRPATHIINTDFVTVYSQMGGTGLTIALIIAVLLVSHYQPYKDVVKLAIVPGIFEINEPIIFGFPIVFNIPMIIPFVLSPVIGSLIGYFATAIGFVKPLAYMVPWTTPPILSGILSSGGDWKVVLVQIIILAVCTLFYIPFIKISERVAMKQAELNNAQ
- a CDS encoding glycoside hydrolase family 1 protein, with the translated sequence MTKFFWGNSTSSMQTEGGWNEGGKSLSVYDIRKPGEHTSDWHFANDNYHHFTEDFDYLQDLGMNMYRFQVSWSRVIKDGDGAVNEEGLKYYDKLVDALLERNIEPMICLYHFDMPLHLAQKYNGFVNKQVCDAFIRYGKIIVDHFADRVKYWITFNEQNLYHTSEAFKIAGYLKGEKTLSELYQIAHNVMYCHAAIANYLHENTDAKIGGMLAYNQVYGATANPQDAFAAHQIDEFLNYDLLDVFSYGKHSAAVLAFIKNHHLQLAVTDKEKETIAAVKSDFLSFSYYASSTIDASKIPADTAPNQYLEFGRKLNPVLQTSEWGWQIDPLGFRDVLNKIYQRYHLPVFPIENGIGVREEWDGKTPIQDDYRIDYHRSHIKAMQAAIKEDGVDVIGYLGWGLIDILSSQGDMDKRYGVVYVNRTNHDLRDMKRVPKKSYYWLKKVIRSNGRDLS
- a CDS encoding BspA family leucine-rich repeat surface protein, coding for MKNNKKKGLIVSSTVVGLVCGLALTQQQAKAATVDSANEQSSTIVQAPKADKEVRLSTLSANVNSNDKTNADDSSTANTIENQPTATNGKDTDLNVSASNEEANKQTPTTKAATTPELIDQGIEGTSKWEFKKESNDYVLYIHEGAIYDIPSRDNRITKIVIDPGVKSDSTLQFGYLENLTTIEGLSNIDTSKWTYMSGMFQGCKSLTSLDLSHFDTSNVTTISQMFAGCSSLKSLDLSNFNTSNFVNLQWMFQNCTSLENLNLSGWVLPNAGDMQYMFSGCSSLKTLDLSSLKAPNAFYLNNLFDGCTSLTSLDLRNLKIRDSYIPMNNMFLDCKNLNHLVLGTKVLFPQQAEMGLPDVPAVGTLVPGTNKKVTAPYWVVTSGYEQGKQYTSDELMKMESRDAITTYDWVAAAPVAETSTESKAVSRLINIHQPDDTTKAITQTAMIKRQVNTNEDGSIDYGAWSTATWEAYDVPVFAGYSASSKQIPAAVVDGQTQDQVVDIFYEPVEQTITVQYLDNGKVVGTQQLTGYVGETITPNYHVPAGYELAASPQPTIKVDATGKQVIKVNVNHKLVQSTEIKTFTRTINVHQPDGTIKTINQVAVVRRTVTIDQATGKRTTGSWHTDIWEKYRLPQIAGYTPTKSIIPTKVINANSQNERVDVYYKANK
- a CDS encoding BspA family leucine-rich repeat surface protein → MKNTKKKNGLIVSTTVVGLVCGLALTQQQAKAATVDPANDQSGTIVQAPKADKATEQNTIPADVNSNDKTTADDSSTANVTDDKPADNTDKDAGSNVSAGNEDANKQTAIAKAATTPEVIDQGTWGTSKWEYKHEGDDYVLYLHAGTLGESKWINSDFVYNGILQLNSTFKDQLTKIKIDQGVVANQESGGLFYGLSKLTTIEGLSNLDTANVTNMRDMFGECSSLTSLDLSHFDTSKVTNMYRMFEDCSSLSALDLSSFDTAKVTDYGFSMMFFGCGNLATLNISSFNTSNATDMRRMFMGCKSLVSLDLSHFDTSKVTDMFGVFRDCSSLISLDLSHFDTSKVTDMYGMFDGCSSLTSLDLSQFDTSNVVDMSWMFEGCNSLTSLDLSHFDTSNVTNLGYMFADCSKLTGLNLSNFNTASVTKMNNLFDDCSSLTNLDLGNFNTSNVKDMSWMFYNCNGLTSLDLSHFDTSKVTDMSYMFYGCSSLTSLDLSHFDTSKVTNMYGLFGSCSSLISLDLSHFDIVNVTDMRYMFSYCNKLNHLVLGSETKFTSDAMLPENANPKIKWVATTGYNQGQKYTSAELMAITDRDQVTTYDWSKEKSLVKSSTESKTITRTINVHQPDGKLKNDRQAATISRKVDLYDDGSTVYGDWSTAQWAAYEVPVFKDYEASIKEIPAQTVTAETKDQTIDITYGPAKYTATIQYIDKGKVVGTQQITGIAGEKIKPNYQAPAGYEVVCPPATITINKSDKQIINVNVKHQMMKTNELKSITRTINIHKPDGTIQTFNQEAILSRPVTEDLVTGQRTYGFWSNGRWDKIQIPRIKGYTASSTFVPAKTVTATTQAETVDVYYK
- a CDS encoding mucin-binding protein; this encodes MKNNKKKGLIVSSTVVGLVCGLALTQQQAKAATVDSANGQSSTVNTTQNISSSDTSNNQPTSDAHQDNTQSATNEKQNKPSNAGNADNNVNDSVNQITKTKNVATKAAEPEMINQGTWGTCKWEYQHDGDDYVLHIHKGTLEINRFSSAEIIDTEIDHQIIDSKITKIIIDPTVTVAANSGPSLFSDLTHLKTIEGLTNLDTSQMTNTEAMFSNCSSLTEIDLSHFDTSNVYTMASMFEGCTNLRSVTNLDILGVGFVPNMFQNCSSLTTLTLAGSKYSVREMQSMFSGCTSLVNLDLSAVKSDNTSAISMFQDCTKLASLDIRQLKIGNGSHIFENCVSLNHLVLAPVTESRSYQGWSLPNVPAVGTPVPGTNKKVTAPYWAATSGFDQGKQYTSEELGNIGVHDQVTTYDWVAAVPVVETSTESKAVSRLINIHQPDGTVKSDTQTAIINRTVTVYDDGSVDYGKWSSSQWDAYQIPVFAGYGANLEEIPAGIVNGQTVDQTVDVYYTPVKHIITIQYIDSGKVVATQEVAGYPGNKVMPDYQIPNGYEVISPLPTTITVNKSGKQIIKVPLRHQLNKTSELKTLTRTINIHQPNGSVQTYSQVAVLNRPVTEDRVTGQKIYGAWNTARWSKFIVPTLTGYIPSSANVAAKAVTSASKNERVDIYYKKAK
- a CDS encoding GntR family transcriptional regulator, whose translation is MSAKPLYVKIANHIEQDILTHKYQKKLPHIDQLADIYQTSKVTIIKSLRFLQYKGIVQPIRGHGTLILTEKEMEIAKKDNANEHVGFTERIKNTEFLTSNIISFATREPTEKEASYLKIGLSDPVYDIIRQRLLNNFPVRLEYTIMPVKVIPGITMAVLEQSIYSYIEGKLHLKIGKANRTFRADKPDAYDQLYLKCDQTDPVFEVEQICFLDNGLPFEYSQTRNRYDHGELTLNQV